A segment of the Desulfitobacterium dehalogenans ATCC 51507 genome:
ATCAGATGAATTTGATATGACTGTAGCTAACTGGAAGATTTCACCTCGGAGCTTAGGCCTTGGTGGACAGGACGATAATGTCTGGCTTCGTGAGGTTGTAGAAACTTGGGAATATGATGGGTTAAATATACAAATTAACCCTGTTACAGCTGCAGCCAAGGGCTTAAAGACTGGGGATAAAGTAATTATTGAGTCGCAGCATGGAGGCAAAGTTGAGGGGATTTTACAAGTTACCAACTTGATCCATCCCGAAGTTGTGGGCTTCCCAGCCCAAGGTGGGCGTATTTCCCAATTTATGAACCCTATTTCCCGTAAAGGTTCAAACTATAACCGTCTATTAACATACAAAGAAGGCTATGTCTTATCTGAAAACGGATCGGTTTCTGTTTCGTCTAGAGTAAAAATCAGTAAAGCGGAGGTGAAGTAGTATGAGATACGGGATGATCATCGATTTAAAAAGATGTGTTGGTTGTAATGCCTGTACGGTGATTTGCAAACAAAAAAACGGTACTCCTAAAGGTGTCTTTTGGGGTAAAGTCTATGCTACTGAAGCAGGAGAGTATCCTCATGCCCGCCGAGAGTATAAGCCTGCGATGTGTATGCATTGCGACGATGCCCCATGTGTTAGCGCTTGTCCCACGGGAGCAAGCTACAAGCGGGAAGATGGAATAGTACTTGTTGACCAAAATAAATGTATTGGCTGTCGTTATTGCATGGTTGCTTGTCCTTATGATGCCCGCTATTTTGATTTCGGTGCCGAAGGCAGCTACTTCCCAGATAAGGATCCTAATCCTTATGAGGAGGAACAG
Coding sequences within it:
- a CDS encoding 4Fe-4S dicluster domain-containing protein, translated to MRYGMIIDLKRCVGCNACTVICKQKNGTPKGVFWGKVYATEAGEYPHARREYKPAMCMHCDDAPCVSACPTGASYKREDGIVLVDQNKCIGCRYCMVACPYDARYFDFGAEGSYFPDKDPNPYEEEQAGKRKKGTVSKCTLCVDRIEEGDIPACAQVCPSKARTFGDLDDPKFKELIVQRGGYQEKSHVGTNPSVYYLPR